The following coding sequences lie in one Musa acuminata AAA Group cultivar baxijiao chromosome BXJ1-8, Cavendish_Baxijiao_AAA, whole genome shotgun sequence genomic window:
- the LOC135588157 gene encoding p-coumarate 3-hydroxylase-like, translated as MADLLPLLPMDPSLLPPALAALAVLLALYIRFRVRLPPGPRRWPVVGNLYDIKPVRFRCFAEWAQTYGPIMSVWFGTTLNVVVSSSELAREVLKEKDQQLADRPRSRSAARFSRDGKDLIWADYGPHYVKVRKVCNLELFSPKRLEALRPIREDEVTAMVESIFHACSHPEKIGKSLVLKDHLSAVAFNNITRLAFGKRFVKPDGSTDEQGVEFKTIVSNGHKFGASLSLAEYVSWLQWLCPLDVEAYDKHSARRDRLTKIIMEEHTQARYKGGAKDHFVDALLTLKDQYDLSEDTIIGLLWDMITAGMDTTVISVEWAMSEIVRNPRVQRKIQDELDRVIGQERIMNETDFASLRYLQCVVKESLRLHPPTPLMLPHKANANVKIGGYDIPKGSNVIVNVWAIARDPKTWKNPLEYRPERFLEEDIDIKGHDFRVLPFGTGRRVCPGAQLGINLVTSMLGHLLHHFSWTLPDGVKPEDVDMTETPGMVTFMQTPLRVVATPRLPSHLYLRVPSEI; from the exons ATGGCGGATCTGCTGCCGCTACTGCCCATGGATCCCTCCCTCCTCCCCCCCGCCCTCGCTGCCCTCGCGGTCCTCCTCGCCCTCTACATCCGGTTCCGCGTCCGGCTGCCCCCCGGCCCCCGCCGCTGGCCCGTCGTCGGCAACCTCTACGACATCAAGCCGGTCCGCTTCCGGTGCTTCGCGGAGTGGGCGCAGACGTACGGCCCGATCATGTCGGTGTGGTTCGGCACTACCCTCAACGTGGTGGTGTCCAGCTCCGAGCTGGCGCGCGAGGTGCTCAAGGAGAAGGACCAGCAGCTGGCGGACCGCCCCCGCTCCCGCTCCGCCGCCCGCTTCAGCCGCGATGGCAAGGACCTCATCTGGGCCGACTACGGCCCCCACTACGTCAAGGTCCGCAAGGTCTGCAACCTCGAGCTCTTCTCCCCCAAGCGCCTCGAGGCGCTCCGCCCCATCCGCGAGGACGAGGTTACCGCGATGGTCGAGTCCATCTTCCATGCCTGCTCCCACCCTG AGAAGATAGGGAAGAGCTTGGTGCTGAAGGACCATCTCTCGGCGGTGGCGTTCAACAACATCACGAGGCTCGCGTTCGGGAAGCGATTCGTGAAGCCGGACGGTTCTACCGACGAACAAGGTGTGGAGTTCAAGACCATCGTCTCTAACGGCCACAAGTTTGGTGCCTCGCTCTCCCTCGCCGAGTACGTCTCGTGGTTGCAGTGGCTGTGCCCGCTCGACGTCGAGGCCTACGACAAGCACAGCGCTCGCCGGGATCGCCTCACCAAGATCATCATGGAGGAGCACACGCAAGCTCGGTACAAGGGCGGCGCCAAGGATCACTTCGTCGACGCGCTGCTCACGCTCAAAGACCAGTACGACCTCAGCGAGGACACCATCATCGGCCTCCTTTGG GACATGATCACGGCGGGGATGGACACGACGGTGATATCAGTGGAATGGGCGATGTCTGAGATCGTGAGGAACCCGAGGGTGCAGCGGAAGATCCAGGACGAACTGGACCGCGTCATCGGGCAGGAGCGGATCATGAACGAGACGGACTTCGCCAGCCTCCGCTACCTGCAATGCGTCGTCAAGGAGTCGCTCCGGCTGCACCCCCCGACCCCGCTCATGCTTCCACACAAGGCCAACGCCAACGTCAAGATCGGCGGCTACGACATTCCCAAGGGCTCCAACGTGATCGTCAACGTCTGGGCCATCGCCCGTGACCCCAAGACGTGGAAAAACCCGCTCGAGTACCGGCCCGAGCGGTTCCTGGAAGAGGACATCGACATCAAGGGACACGACTTCCGGGTGCTGCCGTTCGGCACCGGCCGCCGGGTCTGCCCCGGGGCGCAGCTTGGCATCAACCTGGTCACCTCCATGCTCGGCCACCTGCTGCACCACTTCAGCTGGACTCTGCCGGACGGTGTCAAGCCGGAGGACGTCGACATGACGGAGACTCCGGGGATGGTCACCTTCATGCAGACTCCCTTGCGGGTTGTGGCCACGCCGAGGTTGCCGTCCCACCTGTACCTGCGCGTTCCTTCAGAGATATGA